One window of the Chryseotalea sp. WA131a genome contains the following:
- the bamD gene encoding outer membrane protein assembly factor BamD, with the protein MVWTLIILISLASCSKFRKIEKSDDWKLKYQAGLGYFEKKDYYRTAILFEQILPIVRGLPEGEKVEFYLAYCQFYEKTYLLASNQFKTFFENYGRSQLAEEAYYMYAYSLFVASPAENLDQKSSIEAMGAMQTYVNQYPFGKFAEKANEVIASAQQKLEKKGYENARQYLKLKYYQAAVIAFENFKKGFPDSKYLEEVTYLKIVAQYKLAQQSIFTKQRERYASTLEFYKELVDNYPKSNFIREVESYYSDSLNQLNKLKAKS; encoded by the coding sequence CTGGTGTGGACCTTGATTATTTTGATCTCACTGGCTTCTTGCAGTAAGTTTAGAAAAATCGAAAAAAGCGATGATTGGAAGCTGAAATACCAAGCCGGGCTGGGCTATTTTGAGAAGAAGGACTATTACCGAACCGCTATATTGTTTGAACAGATTTTGCCCATCGTTCGGGGCTTGCCAGAAGGGGAGAAGGTGGAGTTTTACTTAGCATATTGCCAGTTTTATGAAAAGACTTATTTACTGGCATCTAATCAATTCAAGACCTTTTTTGAAAATTATGGCCGTAGCCAATTGGCCGAAGAGGCCTATTACATGTATGCCTATAGTTTGTTTGTAGCCTCGCCAGCGGAAAACCTCGATCAAAAAAGTAGCATTGAGGCCATGGGTGCGATGCAAACCTATGTGAATCAATATCCGTTTGGCAAGTTTGCCGAAAAGGCCAATGAAGTAATTGCTTCGGCACAGCAAAAGTTAGAGAAAAAGGGATATGAGAATGCACGGCAATACTTAAAACTAAAATACTACCAAGCAGCTGTAATCGCATTTGAAAATTTCAAAAAAGGTTTTCCGGATTCAAAATACTTAGAGGAAGTAACGTACTTGAAAATAGTGGCTCAGTATAAACTGGCGCAACAAAGCATCTTTACCAAACAACGCGAACGCTACGCTTCTACCCTGGAATTTTACAAGGAGCTAGTGGACAATTATCCCAAAAGCAACTTCATCCGAGAAGTGGAATCCTATTATTCGGATAGTCTCAATCAATTGAACAAACTAAAAGCGAAATCATAA
- a CDS encoding DNA-directed RNA polymerase subunit omega has translation MANQPSIITRDIDKILSPTGNLYDSVVIISKRARQIAVNLKEELNGKLADFATTVDNLEEVFENREQIEISKFYERMPKPTTTATEEFLEGKLTYRMREQGLEEGKAE, from the coding sequence ATGGCAAATCAACCCTCCATCATTACACGCGATATCGACAAAATATTGAGCCCAACCGGAAACCTATACGATTCGGTGGTAATTATTTCAAAACGTGCTCGCCAAATTGCAGTGAATTTGAAAGAAGAGTTGAATGGCAAGTTGGCTGATTTCGCCACTACCGTGGATAACCTCGAAGAGGTTTTTGAGAACCGCGAGCAAATTGAAATCTCTAAGTTCTACGAGCGTATGCCAAAGCCAACCACCACGGCTACCGAAGAATTTTTGGAAGGCAAACTTACCTACCGCATGCGCGAGCAAGGGTTGGAAGAGGGAAAGGCTGAATAA
- the coaBC gene encoding bifunctional phosphopantothenoylcysteine decarboxylase/phosphopantothenate--cysteine ligase CoaBC, with protein sequence MLAGKKIIVSVSGSIAAYKSALLVRLLVKSGAEVRVIMTPSAKDFITPLTLATLSKNPVLSEFTVGSQGEWNNHVELGLWADAMVVAPASANTLGKMANGLCDNMLLAVYLSARCPVFFAPAMDLDMLQHPATKKNIETLIGFGNQFIKTNHGELASGLVGDGRMAEPEEIVQYLLDFFSEKKKLTGKKALVTAGPTHEALDPVRFIGNNSSGKMGFAIAEELAREGAEVELISGPTYLTTHVSGIKLTKVVSAEEMYRASSSRFSSADITVLSAAVADYKPTLIADQKIKKTSEHLSIELTKTLDIAAELGKQKHNSQLLVGFALETENEKANALKKIEAKNFDLIVLNSLNDQGAGFSHDTNKISIISKGGAEQKFDLKSKKEVAKDIVEAIVKAIDR encoded by the coding sequence ATGTTAGCTGGTAAAAAGATTATCGTAAGTGTGAGTGGAAGCATAGCCGCCTACAAGTCTGCTTTGCTGGTGCGATTGTTGGTGAAATCAGGTGCCGAAGTAAGAGTAATCATGACTCCTTCCGCCAAGGATTTTATCACGCCTCTTACGCTCGCTACGCTATCTAAAAATCCTGTCCTTAGTGAGTTTACAGTTGGCTCACAAGGCGAATGGAATAATCATGTGGAGCTTGGCCTGTGGGCCGATGCCATGGTAGTAGCACCGGCTAGTGCCAATACACTTGGCAAAATGGCCAACGGCCTTTGCGACAATATGTTATTGGCTGTTTACCTTTCGGCCAGGTGCCCTGTATTTTTTGCCCCTGCCATGGATTTGGATATGCTCCAACACCCCGCCACCAAAAAGAATATTGAAACGCTTATCGGTTTTGGAAACCAATTCATAAAAACCAATCATGGGGAGTTGGCCAGTGGCTTGGTGGGTGATGGCCGCATGGCCGAACCTGAAGAGATTGTACAATACCTGCTCGATTTCTTTTCTGAAAAAAAAAAATTAACAGGTAAAAAGGCTTTGGTTACTGCGGGGCCCACCCACGAAGCACTGGACCCCGTTCGTTTCATCGGCAATAATAGTAGTGGCAAAATGGGTTTTGCCATTGCCGAAGAGCTGGCACGAGAAGGGGCGGAAGTGGAATTAATTTCGGGCCCTACCTATTTAACAACCCACGTGTCAGGCATAAAACTCACGAAAGTGGTGTCGGCAGAAGAAATGTACCGTGCTAGTTCAAGCCGTTTTTCTTCCGCAGATATTACCGTGCTTTCCGCTGCCGTGGCAGATTATAAACCCACCTTAATAGCCGACCAAAAAATAAAAAAAACAAGCGAGCACCTTTCGATTGAACTTACCAAAACGCTCGATATAGCCGCGGAGTTGGGAAAGCAAAAGCACAACAGTCAACTGCTGGTTGGCTTTGCGCTGGAAACAGAAAACGAAAAAGCAAATGCTTTGAAAAAGATTGAGGCGAAAAATTTTGATTTGATTGTATTAAATTCGCTCAACGACCAAGGCGCAGGTTTTAGCCACGATACCAACAAGATTTCAATCATTAGTAAAGGAGGAGCGGAGCAGAAGTTTGATTTGAAATCAAAAAAAGAAGTGGCAAAAGATATTGTGGAGGCAATAGTCAAGGCCATAGATCGTTGA